One window of the Reyranella humidisoli genome contains the following:
- a CDS encoding alpha-2-macroglobulin family protein, with protein MQPPTLPTDPFAFRRVGVDSSRSEAEACLAFNKPLATGDVKYGDFIRIEPEAKTALRVIDDRLCIAGLTYGQDYTVKLLAGFPGRDGQKLRDEQSVSVALGARPAVVTLPGKGFILPRGSAAGLPVTTINVSKVGISVYRVNERGIDRFSADRSYDVSFPGSEPITESWSLRSWLNGSNGAEQWSGTMEVRNVPNQAVVTAFPIRETIQDWKPGAYFVVVWNAAKPPSRDYDDDETTSGGAAGLWVIDTDIGLTSFSGDDGLNVFARSLQTAQPLAGIEVTVLSRGNEPIGKVVTGADGRASFAAGLLKGSGAAEAVAVMAQDPAKKDFSRLELTKSSFDLSDRGVDGRAQPGPVDAFLYTERGVYRPGETVQLMALMRDDAANALADLPVTLIVKRPDGSEFTRFTHALQGSGAVSQAIDLPKSSRRGRWTVAAHIDPKGAPVGRVEFSVEDFVPEKLKVELAPEQPIVRPGTLNRFALSADFLYGAPASDLAVEGEMRITVDDAPFPAFAKYRFGPEEEREKFEPPFIELKGENTDKAGKSSLEWSGDLAKDTVLPLRAQIQARVFEPGGGRATKTDKVMPVRTRDTYLGISPTFEGRYSREGVDTEFDVVAVDAGGAQVARSSVEYRIERIVYAYQWFQVDGRWRWQSVTNTRLVTADKVTLKADAPTRLSQRLDWGQHKLTVVDNEKNTSTSLTFYVGWYGGTSTEEAPDTLRVASDRQNYAAGDSARLRIEAPFAGEALIAIATDRIVSTQSVQVPAGGTTVEIPVKAEWGAGAYALVTAWRPLAAPAERTPTRAIGAVWLGLNPDLRTLGVQIGTPEKITPRQRIEVPVKVSNLQAGQDAFVTLAAVDEGILQLTRYKTPNPADYYFGKRRLGVAMRDDYGRLLDTRADELGRIRSGGDAGEIGGLDVVPTRTVALFSGPVKLDDKGEAKIAFDIPDFIGQLRLMAVAYDRNRVGSGEQRLFVRDAVTADAVLPRFLAPKDLGRVALSLHNVDGQAGDYRVTLTATGSVSLERPVNETKRLAANQRELLTWPLRAGDAGFGKVTVAVQGPGNFAVQREWDIQVRPAQTPSAVDTVARLGPGNEATVDRNVIAPFASGTAQVSASLTRIPGIDVAGLLRALDKYPFGCIEQTTSRAMPLLYYNDVAMLGYGPTDPRINDRVQDAVYRIVDMQLPDGSFGMWGPFSTPAAEWLQTYVLDFLVRANQQQMAVPSASLQRALSWLNKTADKFSPNAQSYAWYVLAKSGFADPGRVRYFQDTKAAEMKGGIAWAMLAAALNQVGEPGRGRLAFATARQRIDERDPSDYYGSPLRNRAALVTLAVEAGGREALTEMTSLVGERLAASIGQTTTQEQAWLVMAARAMSGSTQLAYSVDGQQRQAAAEPVVFNPDAATLARGLKLRNDGDRPIWMQVTARGVPLDPQPAATAGISVKREFLKLDGEPSSLGRVRQNERFIVSISGRNLEGGYHEVALLDLLPAGFEIESVLNEETVKSFPFLADLTQTRVSEARDDRFFASFDMGTRPYQTWWDSSARNPNSYHVAYIVRAVTPGTYAVPATNVSDMYAPRVYGRTAMGTLTIVPPDAR; from the coding sequence GTGCAGCCGCCGACACTTCCGACCGATCCTTTTGCCTTCCGTCGCGTCGGTGTGGATTCCAGCCGCTCGGAAGCCGAAGCCTGCCTGGCCTTCAACAAGCCGCTCGCCACCGGCGACGTGAAGTATGGCGACTTCATTCGCATCGAGCCCGAGGCTAAAACGGCACTGCGCGTCATCGACGATCGGCTGTGTATCGCGGGGCTGACCTACGGCCAGGACTATACGGTTAAGCTGCTGGCCGGATTTCCCGGACGCGACGGGCAGAAATTGCGCGACGAGCAGAGCGTGAGCGTGGCATTGGGTGCCCGGCCCGCCGTCGTCACCCTCCCCGGCAAGGGTTTCATCCTGCCGCGCGGAAGTGCGGCCGGCCTGCCGGTCACCACCATCAACGTCTCCAAGGTCGGGATTTCCGTCTATCGCGTGAACGAACGCGGGATCGATCGCTTCTCGGCCGACCGCTCCTATGATGTGTCGTTCCCGGGCTCGGAGCCGATTACCGAGTCCTGGTCGCTTCGGAGCTGGCTGAACGGCAGCAATGGCGCCGAGCAGTGGTCCGGCACGATGGAGGTGCGCAACGTCCCCAACCAGGCCGTCGTCACCGCCTTTCCCATCCGCGAGACGATCCAGGACTGGAAGCCCGGCGCCTATTTCGTCGTCGTCTGGAACGCCGCCAAGCCTCCGTCCCGCGACTATGACGACGACGAGACGACAAGCGGCGGTGCCGCTGGCCTGTGGGTGATCGACACGGATATCGGTCTCACCTCTTTCAGCGGCGACGACGGCTTGAACGTGTTCGCGCGCTCGCTCCAGACCGCCCAGCCGCTGGCCGGCATCGAAGTCACGGTCCTCTCGCGCGGCAACGAGCCGATCGGCAAGGTCGTCACCGGCGCCGACGGGCGCGCCTCGTTCGCCGCGGGCCTTCTCAAGGGTAGCGGTGCGGCCGAAGCGGTCGCGGTCATGGCGCAGGATCCGGCAAAGAAGGATTTCTCCCGCCTCGAACTTACCAAGTCGTCTTTCGACTTATCGGATCGCGGTGTCGATGGACGCGCGCAGCCCGGCCCGGTCGACGCCTTCCTCTATACCGAGCGCGGCGTCTATCGCCCCGGTGAGACGGTGCAACTCATGGCGTTGATGCGCGACGATGCAGCCAACGCGCTTGCCGACCTGCCCGTCACCTTGATCGTCAAGCGCCCCGACGGCAGCGAGTTCACCCGCTTCACCCACGCCTTGCAGGGTTCCGGCGCGGTTTCGCAGGCAATCGACCTGCCGAAATCCTCGCGGCGCGGCCGCTGGACCGTAGCGGCACATATCGACCCCAAGGGCGCCCCCGTGGGCCGGGTCGAATTTTCGGTCGAGGATTTCGTCCCCGAGAAACTCAAGGTCGAACTTGCACCCGAACAGCCGATCGTCCGGCCCGGGACCCTGAACCGCTTCGCCTTGTCCGCGGACTTCCTCTATGGCGCGCCCGCATCGGACCTCGCCGTCGAGGGCGAGATGCGCATTACGGTCGACGACGCGCCGTTCCCCGCCTTCGCCAAATACCGGTTCGGCCCGGAGGAGGAGCGTGAAAAATTCGAACCGCCGTTCATCGAGTTGAAGGGCGAGAACACCGACAAGGCCGGCAAGTCGAGCCTCGAATGGAGCGGCGACCTCGCCAAGGACACCGTCCTGCCCCTGCGCGCGCAGATCCAGGCGCGAGTCTTCGAACCGGGCGGCGGTCGCGCGACCAAGACGGACAAGGTCATGCCTGTCCGCACGCGCGACACCTACCTCGGCATCTCCCCCACGTTCGAAGGCCGCTATTCGCGCGAGGGAGTCGACACCGAGTTCGATGTCGTGGCGGTCGATGCCGGAGGGGCGCAGGTCGCCCGCTCTTCGGTCGAATACCGCATCGAGCGCATCGTCTACGCCTATCAGTGGTTCCAGGTCGACGGCCGCTGGCGCTGGCAGTCGGTCACCAACACGAGGCTGGTGACCGCCGACAAGGTCACGCTTAAGGCCGACGCCCCGACCCGTCTGTCGCAGCGCCTGGATTGGGGCCAGCACAAGCTCACCGTCGTCGACAACGAGAAGAACACCTCCACGAGCCTCACCTTCTACGTGGGCTGGTATGGCGGCACCTCGACTGAGGAAGCGCCCGACACGCTGCGCGTCGCCAGCGACCGGCAGAACTACGCGGCGGGCGACAGCGCCCGCCTGCGCATCGAAGCGCCGTTCGCCGGCGAGGCACTCATCGCCATCGCCACCGACCGCATCGTCTCGACCCAGTCGGTGCAGGTGCCGGCCGGAGGGACGACCGTCGAAATCCCGGTCAAGGCCGAATGGGGCGCAGGCGCCTATGCCCTCGTCACGGCCTGGCGGCCACTGGCGGCCCCCGCCGAACGCACGCCCACCCGGGCGATCGGCGCCGTATGGCTCGGCCTCAATCCGGACCTGCGCACGCTCGGCGTTCAGATCGGCACGCCCGAGAAGATCACGCCGCGCCAGCGCATCGAGGTGCCTGTGAAGGTGTCCAACCTGCAGGCTGGCCAGGACGCGTTCGTCACCTTGGCCGCCGTCGACGAAGGCATCCTGCAACTCACGCGCTACAAGACACCCAATCCGGCTGACTACTATTTCGGCAAGCGTCGTCTCGGCGTCGCCATGCGTGACGATTACGGCCGCCTGCTCGACACCCGGGCCGACGAACTCGGGCGCATCCGGTCCGGCGGCGATGCCGGCGAGATCGGCGGACTCGACGTCGTCCCGACGCGCACCGTGGCACTGTTCAGCGGCCCGGTGAAACTCGACGACAAGGGCGAGGCGAAGATCGCCTTCGACATCCCCGATTTCATCGGTCAGCTGCGGCTCATGGCCGTCGCCTACGACAGGAACCGCGTGGGCTCGGGCGAGCAACGCCTGTTCGTGCGCGATGCCGTTACCGCGGATGCGGTGCTGCCGCGCTTCCTCGCCCCGAAGGATCTCGGGCGGGTGGCGCTGTCGCTGCACAATGTCGACGGCCAGGCCGGCGACTACCGCGTCACGCTGACGGCCACGGGCTCGGTCTCGCTCGAGCGGCCGGTGAACGAGACGAAGAGGCTCGCCGCCAACCAGCGCGAGCTGCTGACCTGGCCGTTGCGCGCGGGAGATGCCGGCTTCGGCAAGGTGACCGTCGCCGTCCAGGGGCCCGGCAACTTCGCCGTCCAGCGCGAATGGGACATCCAGGTGCGGCCGGCGCAGACGCCCAGCGCCGTCGATACGGTGGCGCGACTCGGACCCGGCAACGAGGCCACGGTCGACCGCAACGTGATCGCCCCCTTCGCCTCCGGCACCGCCCAGGTCAGCGCCTCGCTGACGCGCATTCCCGGCATCGACGTCGCGGGACTGCTGCGGGCGCTCGACAAGTATCCGTTCGGCTGCATCGAGCAGACGACCAGCCGCGCCATGCCGCTGCTCTACTACAACGACGTGGCGATGCTCGGGTACGGGCCAACCGATCCGCGCATCAACGATCGCGTCCAGGATGCCGTCTATCGCATCGTCGACATGCAGTTGCCCGACGGTTCGTTCGGCATGTGGGGTCCCTTCTCGACGCCCGCGGCCGAATGGCTGCAGACCTATGTGCTCGACTTCCTGGTCCGCGCCAACCAGCAGCAGATGGCCGTGCCGTCGGCGTCGCTGCAGCGGGCCCTGAGCTGGCTCAACAAGACGGCGGACAAATTCTCGCCCAACGCCCAGTCCTATGCCTGGTACGTGCTGGCGAAGTCGGGGTTCGCCGATCCCGGTCGCGTCCGCTACTTCCAGGACACCAAGGCGGCCGAGATGAAGGGCGGCATCGCCTGGGCGATGCTGGCCGCGGCCCTGAACCAGGTGGGCGAGCCGGGACGCGGCCGCCTCGCCTTCGCGACCGCGCGCCAGCGCATCGACGAGCGCGATCCGTCCGACTATTACGGCTCGCCGCTGCGCAACCGCGCCGCGCTCGTGACCCTCGCCGTCGAGGCGGGCGGCCGCGAAGCCCTGACCGAAATGACCAGCCTCGTCGGCGAGCGGCTGGCCGCCTCGATCGGCCAGACCACGACGCAGGAACAGGCCTGGCTCGTGATGGCCGCACGCGCCATGAGCGGCAGCACGCAGCTTGCCTATTCGGTCGACGGCCAGCAGCGCCAGGCGGCCGCCGAGCCGGTGGTATTCAACCCCGACGCGGCCACCCTCGCGCGGGGCCTCAAGCTGCGCAACGACGGCGACCGCCCGATCTGGATGCAGGTGACGGCGCGCGGCGTGCCGCTCGACCCGCAACCCGCTGCGACCGCCGGCATCAGCGTGAAGCGCGAGTTCCTGAAGCTCGATGGCGAGCCCAGTTCGCTCGGCCGCGTGCGGCAGAACGAGCGCTTCATCGTCTCGATCTCGGGCCGGAACCTGGAGGGCGGCTACCACGAGGTGGCGTTGCTCGACCTCCTGCCCGCCGGCTTCGAAATCGAATCGGTGCTGAACGAGGAGACGGTGAAGTCGTTTCCGTTCCTGGCCGACCTGACGCAAACCCGCGTCTCCGAGGCCCGCGACGATCGCTTCTTCGCGTCCTTCGACATGGGGACCCGGCCGTACCAGACCTGGTGGGATTCCTCGGCCAGGAACCCGAACTCCTATCACGTCGCCTACATCGTGCGCGCCGTGACCCCCGGAACCTACGCCGTCCCCGCAACCAACGTGTCGGACATGTACGCCCCGCGCGTTTATGGCCGTACCGCGATGGGCACCCTGACGATCGTTCCGCCGGACGCACGCTGA
- a CDS encoding hydroxymethylglutaryl-CoA lyase, which yields MNHPKSVRLVEVGPRDGLQNEAKPVPVEAKVALIDALSAAGHSAVEAGSFVSPKWVPQMANTDEVMARIQRKPGVSYPVLVPNKQGMNGAVEARVDEIAIFTAASEAFCRKNTNCSIDESFERFGPVMEAAQKHGMKVRGYVSTVIACPYDGKVSPAKVAEVSERLFRMGCYEVSLGDTIGVGTPGECVAMMDAVAEKMPREKIAAHFHDTYGQSLANILAVMERGIAVFDTAVAGLGGCPYAKGASGNVGTEDVIYLMNGLGIQHGVDLDAIARAGRDICAALGREPASKVAQALKAKAAA from the coding sequence ATGAATCATCCCAAGAGCGTGCGGCTCGTCGAAGTGGGGCCGCGCGACGGCTTGCAGAACGAGGCGAAGCCCGTTCCGGTCGAGGCCAAGGTGGCGCTGATCGACGCGCTCTCGGCCGCCGGTCATTCCGCCGTGGAGGCCGGCAGCTTCGTGTCGCCCAAGTGGGTACCCCAGATGGCCAATACCGACGAGGTGATGGCCCGCATCCAGCGCAAGCCGGGAGTCAGCTATCCCGTCCTGGTGCCCAACAAGCAGGGCATGAACGGGGCCGTCGAGGCCCGGGTCGATGAGATCGCCATCTTCACGGCGGCCTCGGAGGCGTTCTGCCGCAAGAACACCAACTGCTCGATCGACGAGAGCTTCGAGCGCTTCGGGCCGGTGATGGAAGCGGCGCAGAAGCACGGCATGAAGGTGCGCGGCTACGTCTCGACAGTGATCGCCTGCCCCTATGACGGCAAGGTCTCCCCCGCGAAGGTCGCGGAGGTGTCGGAGCGGCTGTTCCGGATGGGCTGCTACGAGGTCTCGCTCGGCGACACGATCGGCGTCGGCACGCCCGGCGAGTGCGTCGCCATGATGGATGCCGTGGCCGAGAAGATGCCGCGGGAAAAGATCGCCGCGCATTTCCACGACACCTACGGCCAGTCGCTGGCCAACATCCTGGCGGTCATGGAGCGCGGCATCGCCGTGTTCGACACCGCGGTCGCGGGCCTCGGCGGCTGCCCCTATGCGAAGGGCGCCTCGGGCAATGTCGGCACCGAGGACGTGATCTACCTGATGAACGGACTCGGCATCCAGCATGGCGTCGATCTCGACGCCATCGCCAGGGCCGGCCGTGACATCTGTGCGGCGCTCGGCCGCGAGCCCGCCTCCAAAGTCGCCCAGGCGCTCAAGGCCAAGGCGGCGGCCTGA
- the pbpC gene encoding penicillin-binding protein 1C: protein MKLGNLLAGIAVAATTLAATALALDRVFPPDLSRYHDRSTEVVDANGRLLRAFTTQDGKWRLKATVDDVDPLYLALLKAYEDRRFDEHWGVDPLAALRAARQLAERGRIVSGASTISMQAARLLDPRPRSFTTKAIQSARALQLEWRYSKREVLAIYLTLAPMGGNLEGVRAASLAYFGKEPRQLSAAEAALLVAIPQSPERRRPDRASALAQAARDRVLARGVEHGVIDAPLFEMARSRPAPDRRLALPMQAPHLSAWLAGQSPGTVVPTTLRFELQQALSQLAHEERRAFADGAEIAMVVLDNRTGGVVAWLGGDNFFGRAGQVDLVRARRSPGSALKPLIYAMAFDDRTLHPETLVEDVPVRFRDWLPRNFDRDHQGAVTVRRALQQSLNVPAVLALEKVGPQRFLSTLRTAGATPGLPPGDTGNSLGIALGSATLSPLEMAGLYAGLANGGSFAPPQVRRDRAKPVPVRLLGPTAAWYVSDVLAEAPLPEGFASLPVSLRERRIAFKTGTSAGYRDAWAAGYSANWTVVVWVGHADGTPRPGQLGRLSALPVLFKAFGRLPGEDNRAVRPPADAIKVSSHRDLPPRMRTLAPHAETSGGPRIAYPPADARIELAVREAVPLNAMGGQGRLRWLVDGRPLDGNQWVPDGAGVARLAVVDEAGRSTSVTVRIVERR, encoded by the coding sequence GTGAAGCTGGGGAACCTCCTCGCGGGCATCGCCGTCGCCGCCACGACCCTGGCGGCCACGGCGCTTGCGCTCGACCGCGTCTTCCCGCCCGACCTGTCGCGCTACCACGATCGGTCGACCGAGGTGGTCGACGCCAACGGGCGCCTGCTGCGCGCCTTCACGACCCAGGACGGCAAGTGGCGCCTCAAGGCCACCGTCGACGACGTCGATCCTCTCTATCTGGCGCTGCTCAAGGCCTACGAGGACCGTCGCTTCGATGAGCATTGGGGCGTCGATCCGCTCGCCGCCCTGCGCGCGGCCAGGCAGCTCGCCGAGCGCGGGCGCATCGTGTCGGGTGCGTCCACGATCTCGATGCAGGCCGCCCGCCTGCTCGATCCGAGGCCCCGGAGCTTCACGACCAAGGCCATCCAGTCGGCCCGCGCGCTCCAGCTCGAATGGCGTTACTCCAAGCGCGAAGTGCTGGCGATCTACCTGACGCTGGCGCCGATGGGCGGCAATCTGGAGGGCGTGCGCGCCGCTTCCCTTGCCTATTTCGGCAAGGAGCCGCGCCAGCTCAGCGCCGCCGAAGCGGCCCTTCTGGTGGCGATCCCGCAATCGCCGGAACGCCGCCGCCCCGACCGCGCCTCCGCTCTCGCCCAGGCCGCGCGCGATCGCGTGCTGGCGCGTGGGGTGGAACACGGCGTTATCGACGCACCGCTGTTCGAGATGGCGCGCAGTCGCCCCGCGCCCGACCGTCGCCTCGCTCTACCGATGCAGGCGCCCCATCTCTCCGCCTGGCTGGCCGGTCAGTCGCCGGGCACCGTCGTGCCGACCACCCTGCGCTTCGAGTTGCAGCAGGCGCTGAGCCAGCTCGCGCATGAGGAACGCCGCGCGTTCGCCGACGGCGCGGAGATCGCCATGGTCGTGCTCGACAACCGCACCGGTGGTGTCGTGGCCTGGCTGGGCGGCGACAATTTCTTCGGGCGCGCCGGGCAGGTTGACCTCGTGCGGGCCCGACGCTCGCCCGGTTCGGCGCTCAAGCCGCTGATCTACGCCATGGCCTTCGACGATCGCACGCTGCATCCGGAGACGCTGGTCGAGGACGTGCCGGTTCGCTTTCGGGACTGGCTGCCGCGCAACTTCGACCGCGATCATCAGGGCGCCGTGACGGTGCGCCGCGCCCTGCAGCAGTCGCTGAACGTGCCGGCGGTTCTGGCACTGGAGAAAGTCGGTCCGCAGCGATTCCTCTCGACGCTGCGTACTGCCGGCGCGACGCCCGGCCTGCCGCCGGGCGACACCGGCAATTCGCTGGGCATTGCACTCGGCAGCGCAACCCTGTCGCCGCTCGAGATGGCCGGTCTCTACGCGGGTCTGGCCAATGGGGGCAGCTTTGCCCCGCCGCAGGTCCGGCGCGACCGGGCGAAACCAGTGCCGGTGCGCCTCCTCGGCCCCACGGCAGCCTGGTACGTCTCCGACGTGCTGGCCGAGGCGCCTCTGCCCGAAGGCTTCGCCTCCCTCCCCGTGTCCCTGCGCGAGCGCCGCATCGCCTTCAAGACCGGAACCTCGGCCGGCTACCGCGACGCTTGGGCGGCGGGCTACAGCGCCAACTGGACGGTCGTCGTCTGGGTTGGCCACGCCGACGGCACGCCACGCCCCGGCCAGCTTGGCCGGCTTTCGGCGTTGCCCGTGCTGTTCAAGGCGTTCGGCCGGCTGCCTGGCGAGGACAATCGCGCCGTCCGCCCGCCCGCCGACGCGATCAAGGTCTCGTCACATCGCGACTTGCCCCCGCGCATGCGCACGCTGGCCCCTCACGCGGAGACGAGCGGCGGCCCGCGTATCGCCTATCCGCCGGCCGATGCCCGCATCGAACTGGCCGTCCGAGAGGCCGTTCCTTTGAATGCCATGGGCGGCCAGGGACGACTGCGCTGGCTGGTCGATGGGCGGCCACTCGACGGAAACCAGTGGGTCCCCGACGGGGCCGGCGTCGCGCGCCTCGCCGTCGTCGACGAGGCCGGACGCTCAACCTCGGTAACGGTCAGGATCGTCGAGCGGCGATAG
- a CDS encoding cupin domain-containing protein, which translates to MAGIESFPNDGLLTSDAQYFDYSSAVNPLQQGIIPPVPYRTFSPSFFDEGPTRVQPLDVSEELGIVGPATTPALCANFIRIVRGSVMTSAEATSQVFFVFRGSGRTDGCGETIHWSQGDYMVLPAHGHAMHHSDGEAALYWVHDAPLLRYLGAAPTIARFKPTFYQHTMAQQKLTEIATDPRTANANRVSVLLANRNFPSTRTITHTMWTMFGLLPKDAVQYPHRHESVAVDFVIDCKPGCYTMIGTELDESGMIKNGRREDWAPGASFITPPGYWHSHHNESGEDAHVLPIQDAGLHTYLRTLEIMFSHPGHDRTAHISQTP; encoded by the coding sequence GTGGCTGGTATCGAGAGCTTTCCCAACGACGGCCTGCTGACAAGCGACGCGCAGTATTTCGACTACAGCTCGGCCGTGAACCCGCTGCAGCAGGGAATCATTCCGCCGGTGCCGTACCGGACCTTTTCTCCGTCTTTCTTCGACGAGGGACCGACGCGCGTGCAGCCGCTCGATGTCAGCGAAGAGCTGGGGATCGTCGGGCCCGCGACGACCCCGGCGCTGTGCGCGAACTTCATTCGTATTGTCCGTGGCTCGGTCATGACCTCGGCCGAGGCGACCAGCCAGGTCTTCTTCGTATTCCGGGGCAGCGGACGGACCGACGGGTGTGGCGAGACCATTCACTGGTCGCAGGGTGATTACATGGTTCTTCCGGCGCACGGCCACGCAATGCATCATTCCGACGGCGAGGCCGCGCTCTACTGGGTGCACGATGCGCCCCTGCTGCGCTATCTCGGCGCCGCGCCGACAATCGCGCGCTTCAAGCCAACCTTCTACCAGCACACCATGGCACAGCAGAAGCTCACGGAGATCGCCACCGATCCCAGAACCGCGAACGCCAATCGCGTCAGTGTCCTGCTCGCCAACCGCAATTTTCCCAGCACCCGGACCATCACCCACACGATGTGGACGATGTTCGGCCTCCTGCCGAAGGATGCTGTCCAGTATCCGCATCGCCACGAGTCGGTGGCGGTCGACTTCGTCATCGACTGCAAGCCCGGCTGCTACACGATGATCGGCACGGAACTCGATGAGTCCGGTATGATCAAGAACGGCAGACGCGAGGACTGGGCGCCCGGTGCCAGCTTCATCACGCCGCCCGGCTACTGGCATTCGCACCACAACGAATCGGGGGAGGATGCCCACGTCCTGCCGATCCAGGATGCCGGGCTGCACACTTATCTGCGCACGCTGGAGATCATGTTCAGCCATCCCGGACACGATCGCACCGCGCATATTTCGCAGACGCCGTAG
- a CDS encoding ABC transporter permease, translating into MNKANRLEGFGFIAPLLVLMVVAFNAPIVYMLGLAFWEKGRGFTLEHYEGLLEAPVYLRVLGNTMRIALIATLANIIIGYPLAHWMRGLGARGRMIAIALVVLPFWVSILVRTYAWIVVLGNGGIVNRALQWSGLTDSPVSFLYNELGVTIGMANVLLPFLVLPLFAAMLRIDDRLLQAAASLGAPPRTIFWKVYFPLTLPALAAGALLVFILCLGFYVTPAILGGGRVPMISNLLDTLINQIPRWEQASAISTILLIVTLAIFAAYRRLDRKASA; encoded by the coding sequence ATGAACAAAGCCAACCGCCTCGAGGGTTTCGGATTCATCGCGCCGCTGCTGGTGCTGATGGTCGTCGCCTTCAACGCGCCCATCGTCTACATGCTGGGGCTCGCCTTCTGGGAGAAGGGGCGAGGGTTCACGCTCGAACACTACGAAGGCCTGCTCGAAGCGCCGGTCTACCTGCGCGTGCTCGGCAATACGATGCGCATTGCGCTCATCGCGACCCTGGCCAACATCATCATCGGCTATCCGCTGGCACACTGGATGCGCGGCCTCGGCGCCCGCGGCCGCATGATTGCCATCGCACTGGTGGTGCTGCCCTTCTGGGTCTCGATCCTCGTCCGCACTTATGCCTGGATCGTCGTGCTCGGTAACGGCGGGATCGTGAACCGAGCCCTGCAATGGAGCGGGCTCACCGATTCTCCGGTCTCCTTCCTCTACAACGAACTCGGCGTCACGATCGGTATGGCGAACGTGCTGCTGCCGTTCCTGGTGCTGCCGCTGTTCGCGGCCATGCTTCGCATCGACGACCGGCTGCTGCAGGCGGCCGCCTCGCTGGGCGCGCCGCCGCGTACCATTTTCTGGAAGGTCTACTTTCCGCTCACCCTGCCGGCGCTGGCCGCGGGCGCGCTGCTGGTCTTCATCCTTTGCCTCGGCTTCTATGTGACGCCGGCGATCCTGGGCGGCGGTCGCGTCCCGATGATCTCCAACCTGCTCGACACGCTGATCAACCAGATCCCGCGCTGGGAGCAGGCTTCGGCGATCTCGACGATACTGCTGATCGTTACGCTGGCCATCTTCGCGGCCTACCGCCGGCTCGACCGAAAGGCCTCCGCATGA
- a CDS encoding DUF1489 family protein gives MALHLIKLAVGVDDLAHMKKVQAVRRAERRQSARSPHWVYTRNSPRRGDDLKGGSLYWVVRGVIRCRQELVGFEDDFDEESGKKFCRIKLKRTLIQTAPRACKAFQGWRYLEPERAPPDLSSGDTADMPPEMAAELKRLGLL, from the coding sequence ATGGCGTTGCATCTCATCAAGCTCGCGGTCGGCGTCGACGACCTTGCCCACATGAAGAAGGTCCAGGCGGTGCGACGCGCGGAGCGTCGTCAGTCCGCACGCTCGCCGCACTGGGTCTACACCCGCAATTCGCCGCGGCGTGGCGACGACCTGAAGGGGGGCTCGCTCTACTGGGTGGTGCGCGGCGTCATCCGCTGCCGCCAGGAACTGGTCGGCTTCGAGGACGATTTCGACGAGGAGAGCGGCAAGAAGTTCTGCCGCATCAAGCTCAAGCGGACGTTGATCCAGACCGCACCGCGCGCCTGCAAGGCCTTCCAGGGCTGGCGTTACCTCGAGCCCGAGCGGGCACCGCCGGACCTGTCGAGCGGCGATACGGCCGACATGCCGCCCGAAATGGCTGCGGAGCTGAAGAGGCTGGGGCTGCTGTAG
- a CDS encoding ABC transporter permease, with amino-acid sequence MNREAIGGSIWARRGLAAMGIFGLVFLTVPLVIVIPMSFSSARALTFPPPSLSLRWYETFFGDPRWMEAMWTSVFVAAVSSVAALLLGGLAAYGLRRGTFKGRDWAEGNFMAPLIVPTIIVAIALYLALAKVGLLGSLLGLVVAHTLLNVPLVMMVLGVAIREFDQRIEQVAWSLGASWGYTMRKVVLPNLAPSVFAAWIFAFIGSFDEVIVTSFIAGKYETVPKKMFNELVLEVNPTITAVATLLIAFTMLALAAVAIVLRRAGKLKETVV; translated from the coding sequence ATGAACCGCGAAGCGATCGGCGGCTCGATCTGGGCGCGGCGGGGACTGGCCGCGATGGGCATCTTCGGTCTCGTCTTCCTGACGGTACCGCTGGTCATCGTGATCCCGATGTCGTTTTCCTCGGCGCGGGCGCTGACCTTTCCACCGCCCAGCCTGTCGCTGCGCTGGTACGAGACCTTCTTCGGCGATCCGCGCTGGATGGAGGCGATGTGGACTTCGGTCTTCGTCGCGGCGGTCTCCTCGGTGGCGGCGCTGCTGCTGGGTGGGCTGGCGGCCTACGGGCTGCGGCGCGGCACGTTCAAGGGGCGTGACTGGGCGGAGGGCAACTTCATGGCGCCGCTGATCGTGCCGACGATCATCGTCGCCATCGCCCTTTATCTGGCCCTGGCCAAGGTTGGCCTGCTGGGGTCGCTGCTGGGCCTCGTGGTTGCCCACACGCTGCTCAACGTACCGCTGGTCATGATGGTGCTGGGTGTAGCGATCCGCGAGTTCGACCAGCGGATCGAGCAGGTCGCCTGGAGCCTCGGAGCCTCCTGGGGCTATACGATGCGCAAGGTCGTGCTGCCCAACCTGGCGCCCAGCGTCTTCGCAGCGTGGATCTTCGCCTTCATCGGCAGCTTCGACGAGGTGATCGTGACGTCGTTCATCGCCGGCAAGTACGAGACCGTGCCGAAGAAGATGTTCAACGAACTCGTCCTCGAAGTGAACCCGACCATCACAGCCGTCGCGACCCTCTTGATCGCCTTCACCATGCTGGCGCTCGCCGCCGTCGCGATCGTGTTGCGCCGGGCCGGAAAGCTGAAGGAGACTGTGGTCTAG